The region TGCCGGCTCACTGCCTGCCAACGCCTACCACCGAGGGTCGCAGCGCCCCTCCTCGTGGCGGGCGTCCGTGCCGGGCACGGCCGGTGGCGAACGGGTTTCCGGCCGGGCCAGTGTCGCCGGGCCGCCACGCCAACACCAGCCCACCCGCTCGACGTACGGCGGGGGGCCCGGCGGCCACGGCGGTGGACCCGGCGGACCCGGCGGTCCGGGCCGACCCGGTGGACCGAACGGTCCGGGCGGTTCCGGCCGACGCGGGCCTCGTCCGCGCTGGGGGCGGATCGCGCTGGTCCTCGGTGCGGCGGTGCTCGTCCTGGCCCTGGTCGGTGGCATCGGTGCCTGGATCTACGCCGGCAGGCTCAACGACGACCTGGCCCGTACCGATCCGTTCTCGGAGATCACCGGGGGGCGGCCCCCCAAGACGGTCAGCGGGGCCATGAACATCCTGCTGGTGGGGACCGACTCCCGGGATCCGGACGCCCCACTGGACCAGGCGGGCAAGTGGCGGGCCGACACGGTCATCGTCATGCACATCCCGTCAAGCCAGGATCGGGCCTACCTCGTCTCGATCCCGCGTGACCTGTACGTTCCGATCCCGGAAAGTGCGAGCGCCGGCTGCGACACCGGTCAGCGCGCGAAGATCAACGCCGCCTTCGCCTTCGGCGGTCTTCCCCTTGCCGTCCGTACGGTCGAATGCTTCACCGACGTCCGACTCGACCACGTACTGGCGATCGACTTCGCCGGGTTCAAGGAGGTGACCGACGCCCTGGGCGGGGTCGACCTCAAGGTGGAGCGGACCATCACCTCGATCCACAAGCCCTTCCGGAAGTTCACCAAGGGCACCCAACACATGAACGGTGCCGAGGCGCTGGACTGGATTCGGCAGCGCAAGCAGTTCCCGGACGGCGACTTCGCACGGATGCGCCACCAGCAGGAGTTCCTACGGGCGCTGATGGACAAGGCGGCGAGTTCCGGCACGTTGGCCAATCCCGCCAAGCTGAACGCCTTCCTGAAGTCGGCCACCAACGCGCTCACCGCCGACCAGGACTTCTCCCTGATCGACATGGGGATCCAGTTCCGTAACCTGCGTGGCGAGAACCTGGAGTTCGTCACCAGCCCGCACAAGGGCAGCGAGACCATCAACGGCGAATCGGTGGTCGTCTCCGACCGGGAGAAGGCGCTGGCCATGTATCAGGCGATCACCGCCGACAAGATGCGCGACTGGGTGCAGGCCAATGCCTCTCCGGCTCCGCAGTCGAACGGCGGCTGAGCCGACCGGGGCCCATCCGGCGAGGCTTGTCCGACATTTCCCCGCGTACGGCGACAGCGGCAGGACACAGGGAACTTTGAGGAGGGGAAACTCGCAGGATCGGTTCGGTGTCCGTAAAGTGGGCTGGCCCCCCGATACATGACCTGGAGCAGGCATGCCGGTTCAGACCCGCCATAGTCCACCGTCTCCGGAACCGAACGGCGCGCATCCGCGCGGCACCTACGGCGTCCGAACAACAGCCCAAGATGCTAGGAGCGGCAAGACCAGAAAAGGCGGTAGAACCGGTAAGGCGGCCAAACGCAGTCGCCGGAAGGACCCGCTCTGGGCCCGCCTCGTCGTAATCCTGGGTGCCCTGTTGATGTTCACCAGCGGTGCGGGCATCGTCGGTGTCGAGGCGATGAGCAGCCAGATCAACAACAGCATCGAGCAGGACAACCTCATCGGTGACGCCGGCAAGTCCGACGCCGAGGGGGGTAAGGACCTCGACGGTCCGATCGACCTGCTGCTGCTCGGGGTCGACGCCCGCGCCCGCTGGGACGTCAACGACACCCGGGCCGACACGATCATCGTGCTGCACATCCCGGCCACGCACGACCAGGCATACCTGATCTCGATCCCCCGGGACACCGAGGTGCAGGTGCCGCCCTTCGCAAAGAGTAAGTACCCGGGTGGCACCACCAAGGCGACCGAGGCGTTCTTCCACGGCGCGCAGAACGGCGGCGGCTGGGCGGGCGGTGCGCAGCTGATGGCGCAGACCATCAAGAAGTTGACCGGGGTCAGCTTCGACGGTGCCGCGATCATCGACTTCAACGGCTTCAAGGGCGTGATCGACGCGCTCGGCAGCATCCCGATGTGCGTCAGCCAGGAGGTCGAGTCGCACCACATGACGCTGGTGGACGGTAAGCCGCACTGGAACGCGGACGCCAAGAAGATGAGCGGCACCAAGAAGAAGGTGGTGCACAAGAAGGGCTGCCGGCAGATGGCTGGTTGGGAGGCGCTGGACTACTCCCGTCAGCGGTACGGCCTGACGAACGGTGACTACGACCGTCAGCAGAACCAGCAGCAGCTGATCAAGGGAATGGCCAAGAAGGCGATCGACAGCGGCGTGATGACCAACCCCGCCAAGCTCAACGAGTTGATGAAGGCGGCTGGCCAGGCGTTCGTGCTGGATACCGGTAAGACCCCACTGATGGACTTCGTCTTCACCCTGCGCGGTGTCACCGCCAACGAGATGGTGCTGCTGCGCACCAACGACGGCACGTTCAGCGGCAACGACAGCGGCCGGGAGGCGCTCAAACCGGTCAGCCTGGAGATGTTCAAGGCGGTCAAGAACGACACGCTCGCCGACTTCATCATCAACAACCCGGGTGTGGTCTCCAAGAAGAAGTAGCGACACCGGAAGCCAGCGGCACCCGAAGCCGACGGCACCGAAAGTCAGCGGCACCCAATGCCGCAAAAGCCATGAGCGGCGCGAATCGGACCCGTAGCCTGACGTGAGGGAGTCTCAGGCTACGGAGTCCGGGAGGCGTCACGTCCAGATCGCAGTGGGCAGATCCCATTCAACCGGGTCGCCCAGACCGCAACCCCGGCGATGGAACGCCGCCGGAAGGGACCGGCTCCGGCCCGGCCCGGCACCGGTCCCCTCGCTGGGCCCGACTCTGCATCGGCCTCGGACTAGCGCTGTTGCTGCTCTCCGGAGTCACCGGATTCGGACTACGCGCGCTGCTCGACCGGTACGACCGGAGCATCACCAAGGACGACCTGCTCGATCCGGCGGCCCGGCGGCACCACGCCAACGTCACCGGCCCGCTCAACTATCTGCTGGTCGGCTCTGACCGGCGCCCGAGCAGCCCAGACAGCGAACAACGTGCTGACACGATCATGATTGCCCACATCCCGGCCAGCCTGGACCGGACATACCTGATCTCCATTCCTCGCGATCTGCTGGTCACGATCCCGCAATCGACGGTGACCGGCTACGAGGGCGGCTCCGACAAGATCAATGCGGCGTTCCAGCACGGCGGCGGTGGTCAGGGCGGCACCCAACTACTCTCCGCCACTCTGACCCGCCTCACCGGCCTACGGTTCGACGGTGCCGCCCTGATCGACTTCACCGGCTTCCAACGGGTCATCGACCTCGTCGGGGGGATACGCATGTGCGTCGACGCCCCAGTCCGGTCGATCCACACCAAGAGACAGTTCAACCCGGGCTGTCAGCAGATGGACGGCGCGCAGGCGCTCGACTTCGCCCGTCAGCGCTACGACCTGCCCAACGGCGACTACGACCGGCAGCGACACCAGCAGCAGCTACTCAAGGCGATCCTCGACAAGATCTCCACGGACAACCTGCTGACCAATCCGGTCAAGCTCGATCAGGTCCTACGGGCGATCGGATCCTCGATCACCATGGACACCAACGGGGTCGCCATCGAGGATCTCATCTTCGGTCTCCGCGGCATGCGCTCCGACGCGTTGACCGGCATCCGCGTGCCGGCGTACTCCGAGATGTTGGACGGCACCTCGTTCGAGATGCTCGACGAGGGCGCGGCGGACCTCTTCCAGTCGTTGGGCGGCCGGCACGTGGACGACTGGGTGAGCAGCAACCCAAAATGGATCAACCAGATCTAGTGGTGACGGTCGCCTTCAGCCGATCAGGCCCTAGGCTTGGTGACCGTGTTCGGACCTGAGATTCCCGCCGTGACCCCGACCGAGGTGCCCGAGGGTGCCTACCTGCTCGACGTACGCGAGCCGGACGAGTGGGCCGCCGGCCATGCGCCCGACGCCCACCACCTGCCGATGATGGAGATTCCGTCCCGCCTGGCAGAGGTGCCCACCGACGGCGAGGTGGTGGTGGTCTGCCGCTCCGGTGGACGGTCGGCACAGGTGGTGGGCTACCTGATGAACAACGGATGGGACAACGTGCGCAACCTGGCAGGTGGGATGCGGGCGTGGGCGGCGGCCGAGCGGCCCATGCTCAGCGAGGACGGGAATCCGGCCCGGGTCATCTAGTGCCGTGACCACGAACGTTCGCGGTGTTGGGTGACACGCCGTCCGGCCTGTCGGCTGGGCGGCGTCGTGGCGGTCAGGCTGTGGCGGTGGCAGATCCTGTACGTGTGCGGCGGCTCAGTGACCAGGAGGGTCAGCAGCTGCTCAGAATTACTCGCCGGGGAACCGGTTCAGCGATCCGACTACGGCGGGCGATGGTCGTGCTCGCCTCGGCCGGCGGGAACACGGTGCCGGCGATCGCCCGCCTCGTCCAAGCCGACGAGGACACGATCCGGCAGGTCATCCACCGGTTCAACGAGATGGGGATGGCCAGCCTGGACCCTCAGTGGGCGGGTGGCCGTCCCCGCCAGATCAGTCCTGACGATCAAGCGTTCATCGTCGAGACGGCCAACACCCGCCCCGAGAAGCTGGGGAAACCGTTCACCCGCTGGAGTGTGCGTAAGCTCGCCGACTACCTGGGCTCGCATACTGCCCGCCCGATCCGTATCGGGCGGGAGCGGCTGCGGCAGATCCTGCACCAGCAGAAGATCACCTTCCAGCGGACAAAAACGTGGAAGGAGTCCACCGACCCTGACCGGGACACCAAACTCGCCCGGATCGAGTACGTGAGCAGCCACTTCCCGCAGCGGGTGTTCGCGTTCGACGAGTTCGGTCCCCTCACGATCCGCCCGCAGGCCGGCGCCGGGTGGGCACCGGCCCGACACCCACACCGGCTGCCCGCGAACTATCACAAACTGCACGGCGTCCGGCAGTTCCACGGCTGCTACAGCATCGGTGACGACCAACTCTGGGGCGTCGTCCGATGCCGCAAGAGTGCCGTGAACACCCTCGCCGCACTCAAGTCGATCCGCGCCGCCCGTCCGGACGGGGCACCGATCTACGTGATCCTGGACAACCTGTCCGCACACAAAGGCCTCAAAATTCGCAGGTGGGCAGCCCGGAACAAGGTCGAGTTGTGCTTCACCCCGACCTACGCCTCCTGGGCCAACCCGATCGAGGCCCAGTTCGGGCCGCTACGCACCTTCGTCATCGCCGGCTCGAACCACCCCAACCACCCCACGCTGACCCGGAAACTGCAGACCTACCTGCGCTGGCGCAACGCCAACACCCGCCACCCCGACGTCCTGGCAGCCCAACGCCGCGAACGCGCCCGCATTCGCAGCGAACGACAACGACAATGGGGCCAACCCGCCACCCGCGCAGCCTGACCCCGACACTCTGAACGTTCGTGGTCACGGCACTAGCGCACTGATCGCACCGATTCCCTCACCCCACGACACCGGCGTGTCGTTTGTCCGTCGCCAGCCGTGGGAAGAGCTACGACATGGCGACGGACGACAGCACGACGGCCCCGGAGGAACGGTCCCGACGTACCAGCGGTGCCCGACCCTGGGTCGTGCTGCTCGGGTTCGTAGCGGCGGTCGCGGTGGCCGCCGCCATCGGTGGGCTGGGGGTACAGAACACCACCGAGACCTACCAGGATCTCCAGCAACCGTCCTGGGCTCCGCCGTCATGGCTGTTCGGACCGGTCTGGACGGTCCTGTACCTGCTGATCGCGCTCGCTGGCTGGCTGGTCTGGCGGCGCGTCGGCTTCGGGCCGGCGCTCGTGGTGTACGCGGCCCAACTCGTGCTCAACGCGATCTGGACCCCGCTCTTCTTCGGCGCCGGCTGGCTCGGCCTGGCCTTCGCCGACCTGGTCGTGCTCTGGTTCCTGATCGGCACGACCGTCGTGGCCTTCTGGCGGATCTCCCGGACGGCCGCTGCGCTGCTCCTGCCCTACTGGGCGTGGGTGACCTTCGCCGGCGCGCTCAACTTCGCCGTCTGGCAGCTCAACTCCTGAGTCAAGGGGCGCGGTGCCGATCAAGCGGGGCGACAGCCGGCCGCACAGTGCGCAGGTTCTAGGCTGACCTCATGGCCACCCCGTTGGTGTTCGCACACCGTGGCTCCTCGGCGGCCCTGCCGGAACACACCCTGGCCGCCTACCTCCGCGCGCTCGACGAGGGTGCCGACGGTCTGGAATGCGACGTACGGCTGACCCGCGACGGGCACCTCGTCTGCGTACACGACCGGCGGCTGGACCGGACCAGCAACGGCCGGGGCCGGGTCAGTGCCCACACCCTGGCCGAGTTGGACGCGCTCGACTTCGGCTCGTGGCACCAGGGCGAACCAGGCGACGACCTGGGCGACGTGCCGGCCGATCCGGATCGTACCCGGCTGCTGACCCTGGACCGGCTGCTCCAGGCGGTCCGGGACGCCGGCCGACCGGTCCAGTTGCTGATCGAGACGAAACACCCCTCCCGGTACGGGTCGACCGTCGAGCGCCGGCTGATCGCGATGCTGCGGCAGCATGGGCTGGCCGACCCGAAACCCGACGATCCGGTACGGGTCACCGTCATGTCCTTCTCGCCGCTGGCCGTACGCCTGATCCGGGGACTCGCCCCGAAGCTGCCCACCGTGCTACTGCTGGAGGTCGCACCGAGGTGGCCCCGGATGACCCGGCTGCCCTTCGGGGCGCAGATCGCCGGTCCGGGCATCAGCCTCGTACGCGCCCGCCCCCGGCTCATCCGCGCCCTGCGGGACACCGGCCATCCGGTCTACGTCTGGACCGTCAACGAACCCGCCGATCTGGACCTGGTCCTCGAAGCTGGCGTCGACGGCATCATCACCGACCGGCCCGCCCTGGTCCTCGACCGTCTGGGTCGGTGACCGTCTGGGTCGGTGACCCGCACTGCCCAATGCCGACCGGAGGAGGCAGACTCGGAGCATGCCGGAGCGCCTTGACTACGCCGCTCTCCTCGCCGGCCACACCGCCGTCCTGGAAATGATCAACTCCGGCGACGCCGGGTTGCCGGTCCTGAACCAGCTGCTTCGGGTCGCACAGCGGTCCATCGGCGCGGTCGGCATGGTGTTCGTGGAGTACAGCCCGACCGGGGGACGCATCGTGGCCGCCTCCGGTGCGACCCGGTGGACGGTGGGCCGCCCGGTGTCCACTGCCGAGCCGGTAATCGGCAACCTGCTGACCGGGCCTCGCACCCAGAAGCTCCGCGTCGACGCGCTACCCGCCGACCTGGCCAACCAACTGATCGGCCGGGGCATGCGACAGATGCTCACCGCCCGAGCCGA is a window of Micromonospora polyrhachis DNA encoding:
- a CDS encoding rhodanese-like domain-containing protein; protein product: MFGPEIPAVTPTEVPEGAYLLDVREPDEWAAGHAPDAHHLPMMEIPSRLAEVPTDGEVVVVCRSGGRSAQVVGYLMNNGWDNVRNLAGGMRAWAAAERPMLSEDGNPARVI
- a CDS encoding LCP family protein, with protein sequence MSTSMPAGSLPANAYHRGSQRPSSWRASVPGTAGGERVSGRASVAGPPRQHQPTRSTYGGGPGGHGGGPGGPGGPGRPGGPNGPGGSGRRGPRPRWGRIALVLGAAVLVLALVGGIGAWIYAGRLNDDLARTDPFSEITGGRPPKTVSGAMNILLVGTDSRDPDAPLDQAGKWRADTVIVMHIPSSQDRAYLVSIPRDLYVPIPESASAGCDTGQRAKINAAFAFGGLPLAVRTVECFTDVRLDHVLAIDFAGFKEVTDALGGVDLKVERTITSIHKPFRKFTKGTQHMNGAEALDWIRQRKQFPDGDFARMRHQQEFLRALMDKAASSGTLANPAKLNAFLKSATNALTADQDFSLIDMGIQFRNLRGENLEFVTSPHKGSETINGESVVVSDREKALAMYQAITADKMRDWVQANASPAPQSNGG
- a CDS encoding IS630 family transposase is translated as MADPVRVRRLSDQEGQQLLRITRRGTGSAIRLRRAMVVLASAGGNTVPAIARLVQADEDTIRQVIHRFNEMGMASLDPQWAGGRPRQISPDDQAFIVETANTRPEKLGKPFTRWSVRKLADYLGSHTARPIRIGRERLRQILHQQKITFQRTKTWKESTDPDRDTKLARIEYVSSHFPQRVFAFDEFGPLTIRPQAGAGWAPARHPHRLPANYHKLHGVRQFHGCYSIGDDQLWGVVRCRKSAVNTLAALKSIRAARPDGAPIYVILDNLSAHKGLKIRRWAARNKVELCFTPTYASWANPIEAQFGPLRTFVIAGSNHPNHPTLTRKLQTYLRWRNANTRHPDVLAAQRRERARIRSERQRQWGQPATRAA
- a CDS encoding LCP family protein, with the protein product MFTSGAGIVGVEAMSSQINNSIEQDNLIGDAGKSDAEGGKDLDGPIDLLLLGVDARARWDVNDTRADTIIVLHIPATHDQAYLISIPRDTEVQVPPFAKSKYPGGTTKATEAFFHGAQNGGGWAGGAQLMAQTIKKLTGVSFDGAAIIDFNGFKGVIDALGSIPMCVSQEVESHHMTLVDGKPHWNADAKKMSGTKKKVVHKKGCRQMAGWEALDYSRQRYGLTNGDYDRQQNQQQLIKGMAKKAIDSGVMTNPAKLNELMKAAGQAFVLDTGKTPLMDFVFTLRGVTANEMVLLRTNDGTFSGNDSGREALKPVSLEMFKAVKNDTLADFIINNPGVVSKKK
- a CDS encoding glycerophosphodiester phosphodiesterase, translating into MATPLVFAHRGSSAALPEHTLAAYLRALDEGADGLECDVRLTRDGHLVCVHDRRLDRTSNGRGRVSAHTLAELDALDFGSWHQGEPGDDLGDVPADPDRTRLLTLDRLLQAVRDAGRPVQLLIETKHPSRYGSTVERRLIAMLRQHGLADPKPDDPVRVTVMSFSPLAVRLIRGLAPKLPTVLLLEVAPRWPRMTRLPFGAQIAGPGISLVRARPRLIRALRDTGHPVYVWTVNEPADLDLVLEAGVDGIITDRPALVLDRLGR
- a CDS encoding LCP family protein; its protein translation is MLLSGVTGFGLRALLDRYDRSITKDDLLDPAARRHHANVTGPLNYLLVGSDRRPSSPDSEQRADTIMIAHIPASLDRTYLISIPRDLLVTIPQSTVTGYEGGSDKINAAFQHGGGGQGGTQLLSATLTRLTGLRFDGAALIDFTGFQRVIDLVGGIRMCVDAPVRSIHTKRQFNPGCQQMDGAQALDFARQRYDLPNGDYDRQRHQQQLLKAILDKISTDNLLTNPVKLDQVLRAIGSSITMDTNGVAIEDLIFGLRGMRSDALTGIRVPAYSEMLDGTSFEMLDEGAADLFQSLGGRHVDDWVSSNPKWINQI
- a CDS encoding TspO/MBR family protein, with amino-acid sequence MATDDSTTAPEERSRRTSGARPWVVLLGFVAAVAVAAAIGGLGVQNTTETYQDLQQPSWAPPSWLFGPVWTVLYLLIALAGWLVWRRVGFGPALVVYAAQLVLNAIWTPLFFGAGWLGLAFADLVVLWFLIGTTVVAFWRISRTAAALLLPYWAWVTFAGALNFAVWQLNS